The DNA sequence AAATCGGAGACTTCAAACTGGAGTCGCAGGCCAGACTGCTACGAGTGCTGGAGAATCACCGGGTGACCCTGATCGGCAGTAACCGCGACCGGGAAGTGGATGTGCGTGTCATCGCGGCGACCAGTCATCCATTACAGCAGATGGTACAGACGGGAGACTTTCGCGAAGATCTGTTCTATCGGCTGAATGTCGTCAATCTGGCCTTGCCGCCTCTACGCGAACGGCGGGATGACATACCGGTGCTGGTGAACTTTTTTCTGACACAGCTGTGTCAGGATCTCAAACGTGATGTGCCGCAGCTGGATCCCGAGCTGGAGGCCTGGCTGCGGAATGGCCACTGGCCGGGCAATATTCGGCAGCTGCGTAACTGCCTGGAGAGTATGCTGGTGCTGTCGCGGGAAGAAGTGCTGACGCTGGCCGATCTGCCCGAGATGATGAACGGGGGGCAGCTGGCAGCAGGCCAGATTGCGATTCCTGCAGGAACCCGGCTGGAGGATCTGGAACGCACGGCGATCGAGCAGACGCTCAAACGTTATCGGGGAAACCGGACCCAGTCGGCCCGCTCACTGGGAGTTTCCGTGAGGACGCTGCAGAGAAAGTTGAAAGCCTGGGGGGTGATGTCGGACTCTCGCGGGAATGGTCAATCGGAGGAAACAGCGAAGCTCGGGCTGCAGGGATCGGGGACGATTTCTACTTCGCGTTGAATTGTTTCTAAAGGCGGAGATCGGTAACTGCGAGACTGCGTTGCCATCGCTGTACTCAACCGGTACAACAGAGCATGAACTAAATCAACGTGACATGCTGAAGAATTCTACTGTTGAACTTCCGCTAGAAGAACCACTGCACCATGTATGAATTAAATCTGCCACTCTGGGGCGATGTCACCGTGTTTATCATGGCGGCTGTGGTGATCGGTGTTTCGGGAGTCAAGCTGGCGGAATATGCGGATCGGCTGGCAGATCGGACCGGTCTGGGTGAAGCGGTGACTGGAACGATCATGCTGGGGCTGATCACTGCGCTGCCTGGACTGGCGGCTTCGGTGACGGCGGCTTTGCAGGGACATGCGGTGCTCGCGTTGAGTAACGCGATGGGAGGCATCGCCTTTCAGACGACTGTGCTCGCGCTGGCCGACGTGTTGCATCGTAAGGCAAATCTGGAACATGCGGCTGCTTCGGCCACGACGATGATCCAGACCATCATGCTGATCCTGCTGATCACAATTGTGCTGCTTGGTCTGGGAAGTCCCAATGTGGTGATCGGGCCCGTGCATCCGGCAACGCTGCTGTTACTGGCGGGGGCTGTGATGGCGTTCTGGCTGACCTATCGCGTGCAGGAAGAACCGATGTGGCATCCGCGGCATACTTCTGAGACGGTACTTGATGAACCTGCACCCGGTTCACAGCACGAGCGGCTCT is a window from the Gimesia benthica genome containing:
- a CDS encoding sodium:calcium antiporter, giving the protein MYELNLPLWGDVTVFIMAAVVIGVSGVKLAEYADRLADRTGLGEAVTGTIMLGLITALPGLAASVTAALQGHAVLALSNAMGGIAFQTTVLALADVLHRKANLEHAAASATTMIQTIMLILLITIVLLGLGSPNVVIGPVHPATLLLLAGAVMAFWLTYRVQEEPMWHPRHTSETVLDEPAPGSQHERLWLLWTGLVFSGLLTLISGSLVAESAGNIQDKTNLSAPIVGGLLMAGATSLPELVTCLAAVRRGALTLAVSDVVGGNFFDVLFIAAADFTFLSGSIYHGPGMGTREILLTTITLLLNVVLLSGLIYRQKHGPGNIGFESLLMLVIYLAGFIVLSLMQ